One stretch of Croceibacterium atlanticum DNA includes these proteins:
- a CDS encoding M16 family metallopeptidase, with the protein MTFALRALRIFAPALLLSPLPAIAQDAAAPQVAPSQIAPAQIPAYAQPDDPWIYRGTDIPVDREWLFGEMPNGVRYAVRDNGVPPGQVSIRVRIDAGSLHETDEERGFAHLIEHLTFRESTYLGDAEAIPHFQRLGATLGSDTNAITSPTQTVFKLDLPNARPATLEESMRLLSGMVREPVLSQKNVDTEVPIVLAERRERGGPDARIADASRELFFAGQPLAERGPIGLANTLEDARADAVKAFHQRWYRPENAVIVVVGDADPQQLAVLVERYFGDWEVPGDPALQPDFGEPHPQMDVNPDNPVGMARVMVEPGQPRGFTYGVLRPWHQVTDNLEYNRGLLIDAIAEAVINRRLESRARSGGNFLYAAIEQQKTSRSADLTYVSFAPLSDDWKSALSDVRSVIARALAEPPTQAEIDREMAEFDVVFANQVEQERIQAGSQLADDIVNAVDIREAVAAPDTVLNLFRDMKHRFTPEAVHEHTRALFRGKVIRAMYLTPEEGEATPDQLRQALLAPVEISTSARADAEAISFAELPEIGTPAQPLSREPLGIFDVEKLTFANGVRALLWNTDNEPGRATVRVRFGRGWQDIADDEAAYAALGQMALVSSGLGPLGQEELDQIATGRKLGFNFRIEQGTFEFEGMTRAEDVADQLYLFAAKLEMPRWDVSPVARAKAAALLSYDSYRGSPNAVLARDLDWLLHDRDPRYRTPTPEQLQAATPEGFREVWSRLLKQGPIEVDIFGDFDREAAIAALSRTFGAMPPREVAGPAVLQVTDKFPEANDQPLILTHEGEADQAAAVIAWPTGGGSEGLPQSRKLQLLAEIFNNRLMDAMRERAGASYSPVVNSQWPLDVDNGGRIVALAQLSPMQVNAFFDAADDIAQDLAETGPTEDEIARVTEPMRQLLYRLQTGHTFWLNQLEGASFDSNRLAYLPSLVSDLTRITPQEVQALAARYLGGHGGWRMAVMPEMAVAETAGKQAAIGGGR; encoded by the coding sequence ATGACCTTTGCCCTGCGCGCCCTGCGCATTTTCGCGCCTGCCCTCCTGCTTTCGCCGCTGCCTGCCATCGCGCAGGATGCAGCTGCGCCGCAAGTCGCCCCCTCGCAAATCGCCCCGGCGCAGATCCCGGCCTATGCGCAGCCTGACGATCCATGGATCTATCGCGGCACGGATATTCCGGTCGATCGGGAATGGCTGTTCGGCGAAATGCCCAATGGCGTGCGTTATGCGGTACGCGACAATGGCGTGCCGCCGGGGCAGGTTTCGATCCGCGTTCGTATCGATGCCGGGTCGCTGCACGAAACGGATGAGGAGCGCGGCTTTGCCCATCTGATCGAGCATCTGACCTTCCGCGAATCCACATATCTTGGCGATGCGGAGGCGATTCCGCATTTCCAGCGGCTGGGCGCCACGCTGGGCAGCGATACGAATGCGATCACCAGCCCGACCCAGACAGTTTTCAAGCTGGACCTGCCCAATGCCCGGCCGGCGACGCTGGAAGAAAGCATGCGCCTGCTTTCCGGCATGGTGCGCGAACCCGTGCTGAGCCAGAAGAATGTCGATACCGAAGTGCCGATCGTCCTGGCCGAACGGCGCGAACGCGGCGGCCCGGATGCGCGGATTGCCGATGCATCGCGCGAATTGTTCTTCGCTGGCCAGCCATTGGCGGAGCGCGGCCCCATCGGCCTTGCCAATACGCTGGAAGATGCGCGGGCCGATGCGGTCAAGGCGTTTCATCAGCGCTGGTACCGCCCGGAAAACGCCGTGATTGTTGTCGTGGGCGATGCTGACCCGCAGCAATTGGCGGTTCTGGTGGAACGCTATTTCGGGGATTGGGAAGTGCCGGGCGATCCGGCCCTGCAGCCCGATTTTGGCGAACCGCATCCGCAGATGGATGTGAACCCGGATAATCCCGTGGGGATGGCCCGCGTGATGGTCGAACCCGGCCAGCCGCGCGGTTTCACCTATGGCGTGCTGCGTCCGTGGCATCAGGTGACGGATAATCTGGAATATAATCGCGGCCTGCTGATCGATGCGATTGCCGAGGCGGTGATCAACCGGCGGCTGGAATCGCGCGCCCGGTCCGGCGGCAATTTCCTGTATGCCGCGATCGAACAGCAGAAGACGAGCCGTTCGGCGGATCTGACCTATGTTTCCTTCGCGCCGCTGAGCGATGACTGGAAATCTGCGCTCAGCGATGTCCGTTCCGTCATTGCCCGGGCGCTGGCGGAGCCGCCGACCCAGGCAGAAATAGACCGCGAAATGGCCGAATTCGACGTGGTCTTCGCCAATCAGGTGGAGCAGGAACGCATCCAGGCCGGTTCGCAACTGGCGGACGATATCGTGAATGCGGTGGATATTCGCGAAGCAGTGGCCGCGCCCGACACCGTGCTGAACCTGTTCCGCGACATGAAGCACCGCTTCACACCGGAAGCCGTGCATGAACATACGCGGGCCCTGTTCCGGGGCAAGGTGATCCGCGCCATGTATCTGACGCCGGAAGAAGGCGAGGCGACGCCCGATCAATTGCGCCAGGCCCTGCTGGCGCCGGTCGAAATCTCCACTTCGGCCCGTGCCGATGCGGAGGCGATATCCTTTGCCGAACTGCCCGAAATCGGCACCCCGGCACAGCCCCTCTCGCGCGAGCCGCTGGGCATTTTCGATGTCGAGAAGCTGACTTTCGCCAATGGCGTGCGCGCCCTGTTGTGGAACACGGATAATGAACCCGGGCGGGCAACCGTTCGCGTGCGTTTCGGCCGGGGCTGGCAGGATATTGCCGATGACGAGGCGGCCTATGCCGCGCTGGGCCAGATGGCGCTGGTCAGTTCGGGCCTCGGGCCGCTCGGCCAGGAAGAGCTCGACCAGATCGCCACCGGGCGCAAGCTGGGGTTCAATTTCCGGATAGAGCAGGGGACTTTTGAATTCGAAGGCATGACCCGCGCGGAAGACGTGGCCGATCAGCTCTATCTCTTCGCCGCCAAGCTGGAGATGCCCCGCTGGGACGTATCGCCGGTGGCGCGGGCAAAGGCCGCTGCCCTGCTATCCTATGACAGCTATCGCGGCAGCCCCAATGCCGTGCTGGCGCGCGATCTGGATTGGCTGCTGCATGATCGCGATCCGCGCTATCGCACGCCGACGCCTGAACAATTGCAGGCCGCAACGCCGGAAGGTTTCCGTGAAGTCTGGTCCCGCCTGCTGAAGCAGGGGCCCATCGAAGTGGATATTTTCGGCGATTTCGACCGGGAGGCCGCAATTGCTGCCTTGTCCCGCACATTCGGCGCCATGCCACCGCGTGAGGTCGCAGGGCCGGCCGTATTGCAGGTTACGGATAAATTTCCCGAAGCCAATGACCAGCCGCTCATCCTCACCCATGAAGGCGAGGCGGATCAGGCGGCCGCGGTGATCGCGTGGCCGACGGGGGGCGGATCGGAAGGTCTGCCGCAGAGCCGCAAGCTGCAATTGCTGGCGGAAATCTTCAATAATCGCCTGATGGATGCAATGCGCGAACGGGCCGGGGCCAGCTATTCCCCGGTCGTGAATTCGCAATGGCCGCTGGATGTGGACAATGGCGGGCGGATCGTGGCGCTGGCCCAATTGTCGCCCATGCAGGTCAATGCCTTTTTCGATGCGGCGGATGACATCGCGCAGGATCTGGCCGAAACCGGCCCGACGGAAGACGAGATCGCCCGTGTGACGGAACCCATGCGGCAATTGCTCTATCGCCTGCAGACCGGCCACACTTTCTGGCTCAACCAGCTGGAAGGGGCGAGCTTCGATTCCAACCGGCTGGCCTATCTGCCGAGCCTTGTCAGCGATCTGACGCGGATCACGCCGCAGGAAGTGCAGGCTCTGGCCGCGCGCTATCTGGGCGGTCATGGCGGGTGGCGCATGGCGGTGATGCCGGAAATGGCGGTGGCCGAAACGGCCGGAAAACAGGCCGCCATTGGCGGCGGACGCTGA